A region of Paenibacillus sp. 37 DNA encodes the following proteins:
- a CDS encoding glucose-1-phosphate adenylyltransferase → MAKKEVVAMLLAGGQGKRLKGLTKSLAKPAVYFGGTYRIIDFPLSNCSNSGIDTVGVLTQYEPLVLHSYIGIGSDWDLDRKNGGVYVLPPHEREDGSSWYRGTADAIFRNLNFIEQFDPEHVLILSGDHIYKMDYEKMLKYHKDKDADCTISVIDVSLEEASRFGVLNTNDDYSIYEFEEKPPEPKSTLASMGIYLFKWDVLKRFLIQDEQQASTSYDFGKDIIPLLLENEKSLYAYPFEGYWKDVGTIRSLWESNMDLLDEDTPFNLNDPDWRIFTRNPNQPAQYISPSGKVRNCIISEGTVVHGEVNHSVLFYGIEVGENSAVIDSVIMPRVKIGQNVRIYRAIIAEGLVIPDGTQISPAPEDESDILLVDQEELERQLRQGITSKA, encoded by the coding sequence ATGGCGAAAAAAGAAGTTGTAGCGATGCTACTTGCCGGAGGGCAAGGTAAGAGGTTAAAAGGATTAACGAAATCACTGGCTAAGCCAGCAGTATATTTTGGCGGTACGTACCGGATTATTGATTTTCCGCTAAGTAACTGCTCTAACTCGGGTATTGATACAGTGGGCGTATTAACTCAATATGAACCACTTGTCCTGCACTCCTATATTGGTATCGGCAGTGACTGGGATCTGGACCGTAAAAATGGCGGAGTATACGTACTTCCTCCCCATGAACGTGAAGACGGAAGCAGTTGGTACCGTGGAACAGCAGATGCCATCTTCCGTAACCTGAACTTTATTGAACAATTCGATCCTGAGCATGTGCTCATTCTGTCAGGGGATCATATCTATAAGATGGACTACGAAAAAATGCTCAAGTATCACAAAGATAAAGATGCGGATTGCACCATATCGGTCATTGATGTCTCATTGGAAGAAGCCAGCCGATTCGGGGTGCTGAACACCAACGATGACTATAGCATCTATGAATTTGAAGAAAAACCTCCTGAGCCCAAGAGCACACTGGCTTCCATGGGTATCTATCTCTTCAAGTGGGATGTACTGAAACGTTTCCTGATCCAGGATGAACAACAGGCATCCACCTCCTATGATTTTGGTAAAGATATTATTCCTTTGTTGCTTGAAAACGAAAAATCCTTATATGCATATCCATTTGAAGGTTATTGGAAAGACGTTGGTACCATTCGCAGTCTGTGGGAATCCAATATGGACCTGTTGGACGAAGACACACCATTTAATCTGAATGATCCGGACTGGCGTATTTTCACACGTAATCCGAACCAACCTGCACAATATATCTCACCTTCGGGCAAGGTACGGAATTGTATTATTAGTGAAGGCACAGTAGTGCATGGTGAGGTCAACCATTCTGTTCTGTTCTACGGAATTGAAGTTGGTGAGAACAGTGCTGTCATCGATTCGGTGATCATGCCAAGAGTGAAAATCGGGCAAAATGTACGCATTTATCGAGCTATTATCGCAGAAGGATTGGTTATTCCCGATGGAACACAGATTTCGCCTGCACCGGAAGATGAGAGTGATATATTGCTCGTGGATCAGGAAGAACTGGAACGTCAGCTTCGCCAAGGAATAACCAGCAAGGCCTAA
- a CDS encoding iron-containing alcohol dehydrogenase yields MATHAYYVPPVNLMGRGCLQEAGQMIEQMGIRKALVVSDRQLIASGVAEQVLSILRKSGLDYVVYDEVQPNPTCQNVHDGLRVFQDHGCDAIISIGGGSPQDAAKGIGIVATNGGHIREYEGLHQSKHKSVPLVAVNTTAGTSSEVTINYVITDEERKVKMVMVDRNSLVSLSVNDPELMLSKPASLTAATGMDALTHAVEAMVTPGGFTVTSATAAAAVELIFEYLPRAVRDGSDLEAREHMTYACFLGGIAFNNAGLGYVHAMAHQLGGVYDLPHGVCNAMLLPYVEELNAKHVPGKFRHIAKAIGMDVKGRSDEECSDYVIEAIRQLSKEVGIPEKLSELGVKDPDVELLADNAMKDACAPGNPYQPSKDEVMELFRKII; encoded by the coding sequence ATGGCAACACATGCATATTATGTTCCGCCCGTGAACTTGATGGGTAGAGGCTGTTTACAGGAAGCCGGTCAGATGATTGAACAGATGGGTATCCGCAAAGCGTTGGTCGTAAGTGATCGTCAATTGATTGCTTCAGGCGTTGCAGAGCAGGTACTGTCTATATTAAGAAAATCAGGGTTAGACTATGTCGTATATGATGAGGTTCAGCCTAATCCAACATGTCAGAATGTACATGACGGACTTCGAGTATTCCAGGATCATGGCTGTGACGCCATTATATCGATAGGCGGAGGTTCACCGCAGGATGCTGCCAAAGGCATTGGCATTGTAGCTACCAACGGTGGGCATATCCGTGAATATGAAGGATTGCATCAATCGAAACATAAGTCCGTGCCACTTGTGGCTGTTAACACAACGGCTGGCACATCGAGTGAGGTGACAATAAACTACGTGATTACAGATGAGGAACGTAAAGTGAAGATGGTGATGGTGGACCGTAATAGTCTGGTCTCCCTGTCGGTTAATGATCCGGAGTTAATGCTTAGCAAGCCAGCAAGTCTCACAGCGGCCACGGGAATGGATGCCTTGACTCATGCCGTGGAAGCGATGGTGACGCCTGGAGGGTTCACTGTGACAAGCGCAACAGCTGCTGCAGCTGTTGAACTGATCTTTGAATACTTGCCAAGAGCCGTGAGAGACGGCAGTGATCTGGAAGCGCGGGAACATATGACCTATGCGTGTTTCCTTGGCGGGATTGCTTTTAATAATGCGGGTCTGGGTTATGTTCATGCGATGGCGCATCAACTGGGTGGCGTATATGATCTGCCGCACGGTGTGTGTAACGCAATGTTACTCCCCTATGTGGAAGAGTTAAACGCCAAGCATGTACCCGGCAAATTCCGTCATATTGCTAAGGCAATTGGTATGGATGTGAAAGGCAGAAGCGATGAGGAATGTTCAGATTACGTCATTGAGGCCATACGTCAGCTATCAAAAGAAGTCGGGATCCCTGAGAAACTGTCTGAACTGGGTGTAAAAGATCCCGATGTGGAACTGCTTGCCGATAACGCGATGAAAGATGCATGTGCACCCGGCAATCCCTATCAACCGTCCAAGGATGAAGTGATGGAGCTGTTCCGCAAAATTATTTAG
- a CDS encoding M3 family oligoendopeptidase, with translation MKFSEYTYTRPNLEHIKTSFRELLSGFEAAATVEEQSGFMDQINALRSDFETQAQLVYIRHSIDTNDEFYKAENEFLDENAPIVQEYITDFYRALVNSKFRNELEQKWGSQLFQLADLSLKTFSPEIIEELQKENKLSTEYNQLIASAKIPFEGEERTLPQLHPFELSTDRSMRERASEARYTFMAEHEAEFDRIYDELVKVRTQIAKKLGYPSYVELGYDRMNRTDYNAEMVANFRAQVRDYIVPVATKLRERQRNRIDVDTLYYYDQGFSFKTGNPTPKGDADWIIDNGKKMYAELSPETDAFFQMMTENELMDLVSKKGKQGGGYCTFLNDYKVPFIFSNFNGTSGDIDVLTHEAGHAFQVYESRDFAVPEYNWPTYESAEIHSMSMEFFTWPWMQLFFKEDTDKYKFDHLSSGLLFIPYGVAVDEFQHFVYANPDATPTERKQAWRNIEKTYLPHINYKDNAYLEQGGFWHKQGHIFSSPFYYIDYTLAQICAFQFWKRSNEDMKSAWADYLTLCKAGGSLSFTGLVELAGLNSPFEDGCVSSVIGDIEAWLDGVNDKAL, from the coding sequence ATGAAATTTAGTGAGTATACGTATACACGTCCGAATCTGGAACACATCAAGACATCTTTCCGTGAGCTGTTGAGCGGTTTTGAAGCTGCGGCAACGGTTGAAGAACAGAGTGGGTTCATGGATCAGATTAACGCGCTGCGCAGTGATTTTGAGACACAAGCCCAATTGGTCTACATCCGTCATTCCATTGATACCAATGATGAGTTTTACAAGGCGGAGAACGAATTTCTGGACGAGAATGCACCCATTGTGCAGGAATATATTACGGATTTTTACCGTGCACTGGTTAACTCCAAATTCCGCAATGAATTGGAACAAAAATGGGGTTCACAGCTGTTCCAGCTGGCGGATCTTTCACTGAAAACATTCAGCCCGGAGATTATTGAAGAACTCCAGAAGGAGAACAAACTTTCCACAGAATACAATCAGTTGATTGCATCGGCCAAAATTCCGTTCGAAGGTGAAGAGCGCACGTTGCCACAGTTGCATCCATTTGAACTGTCCACGGATCGCTCCATGCGGGAGCGTGCTTCGGAAGCCAGATACACTTTCATGGCTGAACATGAAGCTGAATTCGATCGCATTTACGATGAACTGGTTAAAGTACGTACACAGATCGCGAAGAAACTGGGTTATCCAAGCTATGTCGAACTCGGCTATGATCGCATGAACCGTACGGATTACAACGCAGAGATGGTTGCCAACTTCCGTGCGCAAGTTCGTGATTATATCGTACCTGTGGCGACCAAGCTCAGAGAGCGTCAGCGTAATCGGATCGATGTGGATACGTTGTATTATTACGATCAGGGCTTCAGCTTCAAGACGGGTAACCCGACACCTAAAGGTGACGCGGACTGGATTATCGATAATGGTAAAAAAATGTACGCTGAATTATCACCAGAGACAGATGCATTTTTCCAGATGATGACCGAAAACGAGCTTATGGATCTGGTAAGCAAAAAAGGTAAGCAGGGCGGCGGATATTGTACGTTCCTGAACGATTACAAAGTGCCGTTTATCTTCTCCAACTTCAACGGTACCTCCGGTGATATTGATGTGTTGACACATGAAGCAGGTCATGCTTTCCAGGTGTATGAGAGCCGTGATTTTGCAGTGCCTGAATACAACTGGCCGACATATGAATCGGCTGAAATTCATTCCATGAGTATGGAGTTCTTCACATGGCCGTGGATGCAGTTGTTCTTCAAAGAAGATACGGACAAGTACAAGTTTGATCACCTGTCTTCTGGTCTATTGTTCATTCCGTATGGTGTAGCTGTGGATGAATTCCAGCATTTTGTGTATGCGAACCCGGATGCAACTCCAACGGAGCGCAAGCAGGCTTGGCGCAACATTGAGAAGACCTATCTGCCACACATCAATTACAAAGATAATGCGTATTTGGAGCAAGGTGGTTTCTGGCATAAACAGGGTCATATTTTCTCATCGCCATTCTATTACATTGACTATACGTTAGCACAAATCTGTGCATTCCAGTTCTGGAAACGCAGCAATGAGGACATGAAGTCCGCATGGGCCGACTATCTGACATTGTGCAAAGCGGGAGGAAGCCTGTCCTTCACCGGATTGGTTGAATTGGCTGGATTGAACTCTCCATTCGAGGATGGTTGTGTATCCTCCGTAATTGGCGATATTGAGGCATGGCTTGACGGTGTGAACGATAAGGCGCTGTAA
- the glgD gene encoding glucose-1-phosphate adenylyltransferase subunit GlgD has translation MKQLIGVINLDHELEELKELTYFRCGAAVPYAGRYRLIDFVLSNMMNAGIESIGVFVRRKYRSLMDHLGDGKPWDLDRKHGGMFILPPDWNDPTDTSQGDLQHFHNNLDFFHRGAGQYVVHAGSRHVTKADLQDVYRYHISKGADVTLVCKKVDQLLPEHDACVKVDHDGDGNVVDIHQSANHPNIYTEIFIMEKELFLRQVQRCIDHGESHFFRDVIQKNPDGLNIAAYAYDGYHAVINSIDSYYRNSMDLLNTGQYEQLFKEDPIQTKIKYEAPAKYLDTADVKHSLLANGCIVGGEVEDSILFRGVQVAKGAKIKGSIIMQKCYIGEGTVLENVILDKDVRLTGGQTLIGDPSNPYILAKSTII, from the coding sequence ATGAAACAATTGATTGGAGTTATTAACCTTGACCATGAACTTGAGGAATTGAAGGAATTGACGTACTTTCGCTGCGGAGCCGCGGTGCCTTATGCCGGGCGTTACCGTCTGATCGATTTTGTACTATCCAATATGATGAATGCAGGAATCGAGAGTATTGGTGTGTTTGTCCGTCGCAAGTATCGCTCTCTGATGGACCATCTTGGTGACGGTAAGCCTTGGGATTTGGATCGCAAGCATGGGGGCATGTTTATTTTGCCACCAGACTGGAATGATCCAACAGATACATCACAAGGTGATTTGCAGCATTTCCATAACAATTTGGACTTTTTCCACAGAGGGGCAGGGCAATATGTTGTGCATGCGGGCAGTCGCCATGTAACCAAAGCAGACCTCCAGGATGTCTACAGGTATCACATCAGTAAAGGAGCTGACGTTACACTGGTCTGCAAAAAGGTAGATCAGCTGCTTCCTGAGCATGACGCCTGTGTCAAAGTTGATCATGACGGTGACGGTAACGTGGTGGACATTCACCAAAGCGCTAATCACCCGAATATATATACAGAAATTTTCATCATGGAAAAAGAATTGTTCTTGCGCCAGGTGCAGCGTTGTATTGATCATGGCGAGAGCCATTTCTTCCGGGATGTGATTCAAAAAAATCCGGATGGATTGAATATCGCTGCCTATGCATATGATGGCTATCACGCAGTCATCAATTCCATTGACAGTTATTATCGTAACAGTATGGATCTGCTGAACACAGGGCAATATGAACAACTGTTCAAGGAAGATCCGATCCAGACCAAAATTAAATACGAAGCGCCTGCCAAATACCTGGATACCGCCGATGTTAAACATTCACTTCTCGCGAATGGCTGCATTGTGGGTGGAGAGGTGGAGGACAGCATTCTGTTCCGTGGTGTACAGGTGGCCAAAGGTGCCAAAATCAAAGGTTCCATCATCATGCAGAAATGTTACATTGGTGAGGGGACGGTCCTTGAGAATGTCATTCTCGATAAAGACGTGAGGCTGACCGGAGGACAGACGCTGATCGGTGACCCGTCGAATCCATACATTTTAGCGAAAAGTACTATTATCTAA